From one Flavobacterium kingsejongi genomic stretch:
- a CDS encoding IS3 family transposase, with protein MFGIDRQVYYRSIKRKILKQSKSEQVILMVRKIRMKMPRIGTRKLYYLLNQELRALKIGRDMFFNILKVNHLLISPKRSYHITTNSYHRFKKHKNLIENLKIIRPEQVWVSDITYIGKRSKPCYLSLVTDAYSKRIMGFNVATNLNAENSLKALQMALKSRKNSCLSLIHHSDRGIQYCSDEYQKVIRKTKNLRCSMTESYDPYQNAVAERVNGILKQEFLVDRYNDQQLNIIKLVVKESIQIYNLVRPHCSNHMLTPMQMHQQKEIEMKTYKTKNRSNHEATSV; from the coding sequence TTGTTCGGGATAGACAGGCAGGTCTATTATCGTAGCATTAAAAGAAAAATCTTAAAGCAATCAAAGTCTGAACAAGTCATTCTTATGGTAAGAAAGATTAGGATGAAAATGCCTCGTATCGGTACGAGAAAGTTGTATTATTTATTAAACCAGGAGCTTAGAGCATTGAAGATTGGAAGAGATATGTTTTTTAATATCCTCAAAGTAAACCATCTGCTAATATCTCCAAAACGGAGCTATCATATTACGACTAACTCATATCATCGTTTTAAAAAACACAAGAATTTAATTGAAAACTTAAAAATAATACGTCCTGAACAGGTTTGGGTATCCGATATTACATACATCGGAAAAAGAAGTAAGCCCTGCTATTTAAGCTTAGTAACAGATGCATATTCAAAACGGATCATGGGATTTAATGTAGCTACTAATTTAAATGCCGAAAATAGTCTTAAAGCTTTACAAATGGCTCTTAAGAGCAGGAAAAATAGTTGTTTGTCGTTAATCCATCACTCAGATAGAGGTATACAATATTGTTCTGATGAATATCAAAAAGTGATACGCAAGACTAAAAACCTGCGCTGTAGCATGACTGAGTCTTATGATCCATATCAAAATGCGGTCGCTGAAAGGGTAAATGGAATATTAAAACAGGAGTTTTTAGTAGATAGGTATAATGATCAGCAACTTAATATTATTAAGTTAGTAGTTAAGGAATCTATACAGATTTATAATCTAGTAAGACCGCATTGCTCTAATCATATGCTTACTCCGATGCAAATGCATCAGCAAAAAGAAATAGAAATGAAAACCTATAAAACAAAAAACAGAAGTAACCATGAAGCTACTTCTGTCTAA
- a CDS encoding DUF6046 domain-containing protein encodes MLFDVKELYKQTFGSSNFHVPAKGSDKTKSSTILLGGIPQNPNPAGTIQYNSKQISLNKQGLYGQEIWHPIALWRSSEKVLEIDNCTMRVNVVKTIVRTAVSERKGTVKEQFSIDDYKFTIKGFLIGKNRKFPEEDIIKLKEIFESNDPISLHGGYPELFLDDSCRIVIDTLDFPDVQGKAHWIRPFSFTCESDFITDLIIQ; translated from the coding sequence ATGCTTTTTGACGTAAAAGAATTATACAAACAGACTTTCGGAAGTTCTAATTTTCACGTTCCGGCAAAAGGGTCAGACAAAACAAAGTCTTCCACTATTTTGTTGGGCGGCATTCCCCAAAACCCCAACCCTGCCGGGACTATTCAATATAATAGTAAACAAATATCCCTAAATAAACAGGGGCTATATGGTCAGGAGATTTGGCACCCAATCGCCTTATGGCGGTCATCGGAAAAAGTCCTGGAGATTGACAATTGCACGATGCGGGTTAATGTGGTAAAAACGATTGTACGCACGGCGGTATCAGAGCGTAAAGGGACGGTAAAGGAACAGTTCAGTATTGACGATTATAAGTTTACGATTAAAGGCTTTTTAATCGGTAAAAATCGAAAGTTTCCTGAGGAAGATATTATTAAGCTAAAGGAGATATTCGAATCAAACGACCCGATCAGCTTACATGGTGGATATCCTGAATTGTTCCTGGATGATTCCTGCCGGATCGTTATTGATACCCTTGATTTTCCCGACGTCCAGGGTAAAGCGCATTGGATTCGTCCATTTTCGTTTACCTGTGAAAGTGACTTTATAACCGATTTAATTATTCAGTAA
- a CDS encoding DUF2586 family protein encodes MAQGTGTPGVTVAVTSGNLQRPVPVLDGIAGIMGTAYTVANIGVVKTVYGYDDAVEKGYTPELEPFLNKQLREFYNELGGTQEVWVLGVEDTMLLKDMVSTTNANGLKKLLAVSRGRVNMPYICRKPDATYTPPVAFLDKDVSDAVTASKALCQYQQKINQPIRLLIEGRVVDVDQANTFMPATASNTYVGVVLGGSLADGSASGSVALARAIKYGAHVKIGNGQNGALTITPVFIGDRPLEEFFPEELDNLSDAGYIIFHHRDGAAGYYFGIDKMAGNDDFEILAYGRMMDKVQRIATATSMPFVETSVRMNPDGTINDADAQYLEDLIKTAILAGTEAQLSAVDVIIPTAQNIINTSTLSIQVKIQPLGYLTWINITMGLTTNL; translated from the coding sequence ATGGCACAAGGTACAGGAACCCCCGGCGTAACAGTAGCTGTCACGTCAGGGAACCTGCAGCGCCCAGTCCCTGTACTGGACGGCATTGCAGGAATCATGGGAACGGCTTATACCGTTGCAAACATCGGTGTCGTTAAAACGGTTTATGGGTACGACGATGCTGTGGAAAAAGGATATACCCCGGAATTAGAGCCTTTTTTGAATAAGCAACTAAGGGAGTTTTACAACGAATTGGGCGGAACTCAGGAAGTTTGGGTTTTGGGAGTTGAAGATACTATGCTGTTAAAAGATATGGTTAGCACAACGAATGCGAACGGGCTTAAAAAGCTTTTAGCGGTAAGCCGTGGAAGGGTAAATATGCCTTATATCTGCCGCAAGCCGGACGCAACCTACACCCCGCCAGTTGCATTTTTGGACAAAGATGTTTCCGACGCTGTTACGGCTTCAAAAGCACTTTGCCAATACCAGCAAAAAATAAACCAGCCAATCAGATTACTAATTGAGGGGCGTGTCGTGGACGTTGACCAGGCTAACACGTTTATGCCGGCTACTGCGTCGAATACTTACGTCGGTGTAGTGTTGGGTGGTTCTTTGGCTGATGGCTCCGCAAGTGGCTCCGTAGCACTGGCCAGGGCGATTAAATACGGCGCACATGTAAAAATAGGGAACGGCCAAAATGGCGCGCTGACTATTACACCCGTGTTTATCGGCGATCGTCCTTTGGAAGAATTTTTCCCGGAAGAACTGGACAACCTGAGCGATGCAGGGTATATCATTTTTCATCACCGCGACGGTGCCGCAGGGTATTATTTCGGGATTGATAAAATGGCCGGAAACGATGATTTTGAAATCCTGGCTTACGGCCGAATGATGGATAAAGTACAACGTATCGCTACAGCTACCAGTATGCCATTTGTTGAAACATCGGTACGTATGAACCCGGACGGAACCATCAACGATGCAGATGCGCAATACCTGGAGGACTTGATCAAAACGGCAATTTTAGCCGGTACGGAAGCTCAGCTGAGCGCGGTAGATGTAATTATCCCTACTGCCCAAAATATCATTAATACCAGCACCCTGTCGATACAGGTAAAAATACAACCATTAGGGTACCTGACCTGGATTAATATAACAATGGGTTTAACTACTAATCTATAA
- a CDS encoding beta-ketoacyl synthase N-terminal-like domain-containing protein produces MNETISITAIGSVSPLGYQPDTIWGLYQQNGHLFTERDFGAQKALNAVLSDEAMQLVQDLRNSDPKYKSLDNTVLYAMAASRLAVAKAGWGKEDSFGINIGSSRGATQLFEEHHRDFIENGKAHTLSSPTTTLGNISSWVAHDLQSEGPEISHSITCSTALHAVLNGVAWLRAGMANKFLVGGSEAPLTPFTIAQMQALKIYGQPGTDYPCRALDLDKKRNSMLLGEGAGVACLEIGKSANALAYISGIGYATEILQHNISISAEADCFQKSMQMALLGTDPETIDCIVMHAPGTIKGDLSEYKAITKVFGDKQPLLTSNKWKIGHTFGASGILSIEMALFMMAHQEFIGIPFIDMGQKSKKEIQKVLVNAVGFGGNAVSIVLEMT; encoded by the coding sequence TTGAACGAGACTATTTCAATTACCGCTATAGGGTCAGTTTCCCCTTTAGGCTACCAGCCGGATACGATATGGGGATTGTACCAGCAAAATGGGCATCTCTTTACGGAGCGGGATTTTGGAGCACAAAAAGCATTAAATGCAGTGCTGTCCGATGAAGCAATGCAATTAGTGCAGGACCTCCGTAATTCAGATCCGAAATATAAGTCTCTTGATAATACGGTGCTGTATGCGATGGCTGCTTCGAGGCTGGCCGTTGCAAAAGCTGGCTGGGGGAAGGAAGATTCTTTTGGGATTAATATTGGGTCATCCAGAGGTGCGACTCAACTTTTTGAAGAGCACCACCGTGATTTTATTGAAAACGGTAAAGCCCATACCTTAAGTTCGCCAACGACTACTTTAGGAAATATTTCATCCTGGGTTGCCCATGACCTGCAAAGCGAAGGGCCGGAAATTTCACATTCTATAACCTGTTCCACCGCTTTGCATGCCGTATTGAACGGAGTGGCATGGCTTCGTGCTGGCATGGCCAATAAATTCCTGGTTGGGGGTAGTGAGGCACCGCTGACGCCTTTTACAATAGCACAAATGCAGGCGCTGAAAATCTACGGACAGCCGGGAACCGATTATCCTTGCAGGGCACTGGATTTGGATAAAAAAAGAAATTCGATGCTATTGGGTGAAGGTGCTGGTGTGGCTTGTCTTGAAATAGGCAAATCGGCCAACGCACTTGCTTACATAAGCGGTATTGGATATGCCACGGAAATACTACAACATAACATCTCCATTTCTGCAGAAGCGGATTGTTTTCAGAAATCCATGCAAATGGCACTCTTGGGCACCGATCCCGAAACAATAGATTGTATCGTAATGCATGCCCCGGGAACGATTAAAGGAGACTTGTCGGAATACAAAGCGATAACAAAGGTATTTGGTGACAAACAACCATTACTGACCAGCAATAAATGGAAAATCGGGCATACATTTGGAGCTTCGGGGATTTTAAGTATTGAAATGGCGCTTTTTATGATGGCACACCAGGAATTTATAGGGATTCCTTTTATTGATATGGGACAAAAAAGCAAAAAAGAAATACAAAAAGTGTTAGTTAATGCGGTAGGCTTCGGTGGCAATGCAGTGAGTATTGTATTGGAGATGACATAA
- the bioA gene encoding adenosylmethionine--8-amino-7-oxononanoate transaminase translates to MTLQEKDSLYNWHPYTQHKTAQKPIVITKGEGVLLWDENGKEYIDAIASWWVNPFGHSNRFVADAIYKQLTTLEHVLFGGFTHEPAILLAEKLLSLLPGNQKKIFFSDNGSTSVEVAIKSALQFFYNKGEKRTKIIAFENAFHGDTFAAMAASGISFYTQAFQGMFIDVLRIPVPTNGCEEESIETLKRHIEEYDVAAFIFEPLVQGAAGMVMYEPQALDKLITICKEHQVLTIADEVMTGFGKTGKTFACDYLTTEPDMFCLSKALTAGTIPMAVTSFTQELFDGFYDDDINKALFHGHTFTANPTGCAAALASLELLFREEIQHNIAQINKSHRNFATRIINHPRVATVRVLGVIFALEVKIETEESYYGTLRNKLYDFFIENGVIMRPVGNIIYILPPYVMEEEQLEKIYEVITAALESVI, encoded by the coding sequence ATGACACTTCAGGAAAAAGATAGTTTATACAACTGGCATCCCTACACCCAACACAAAACAGCTCAGAAACCAATTGTGATTACCAAAGGCGAAGGCGTATTGCTTTGGGATGAGAATGGGAAAGAATATATTGATGCAATTGCCTCTTGGTGGGTAAATCCATTCGGGCACAGTAACCGATTTGTAGCGGATGCAATCTACAAGCAACTGACGACGCTGGAACATGTTTTATTCGGTGGTTTTACCCACGAACCGGCTATTTTATTGGCTGAAAAACTCCTGTCGCTTTTACCGGGGAACCAGAAAAAGATTTTCTTTTCGGATAACGGCTCTACTTCAGTAGAAGTAGCAATTAAGTCAGCATTGCAGTTTTTTTACAATAAAGGAGAAAAGCGAACAAAAATTATTGCGTTTGAAAATGCTTTTCACGGTGATACATTCGCTGCTATGGCGGCCAGTGGGATTTCATTTTATACGCAGGCATTTCAGGGAATGTTTATCGATGTATTACGGATTCCAGTACCCACAAACGGTTGTGAGGAAGAAAGTATTGAAACCCTAAAAAGACATATTGAAGAGTATGATGTTGCTGCTTTTATTTTTGAACCTTTAGTACAAGGCGCTGCAGGGATGGTAATGTATGAGCCACAGGCTTTGGATAAGTTGATAACGATTTGTAAAGAACATCAGGTATTAACTATTGCCGATGAAGTAATGACTGGTTTTGGCAAGACCGGAAAAACATTTGCCTGCGATTACTTAACGACAGAGCCGGATATGTTCTGTTTGTCAAAAGCGCTCACTGCAGGAACGATACCTATGGCTGTAACGAGTTTTACGCAGGAACTTTTTGATGGTTTTTACGATGACGATATCAATAAAGCACTGTTTCACGGTCATACTTTTACGGCCAATCCTACGGGATGCGCGGCAGCATTAGCGAGTCTTGAGTTATTATTTCGGGAAGAGATACAGCATAATATCGCACAGATTAATAAGTCACACCGGAATTTTGCCACCCGAATAATCAACCATCCGAGAGTGGCTACGGTACGGGTTTTAGGCGTAATCTTTGCATTAGAAGTAAAAATCGAAACGGAAGAAAGTTATTATGGAACCCTTAGGAATAAGCTCTATGATTTTTTTATTGAAAATGGTGTAATAATGCGGCCCGTTGGAAATATAATTTATATCCTCCCTCCTTATGTGATGGAGGAGGAGCAGCTTGAAAAGATATATGAAGTAATAACTGCTGCATTGGAATCGGTTATCTAA
- the bioD gene encoding dethiobiotin synthase, whose protein sequence is MKRLQPLKIFVTGIGTDVGKTIASSIITEALEADYWKPIQAGDLESSDSHKIKSYISNPLTHIFPNSYALQTPASPHLAAELDGIRIDLSAIVEPVTERALVIEGAGGIFVPINESETIVDLIQKDYKVIIVSRHYLGSINHTLLTVEALQNRGITIAGFVFNGGVNEATERIIMDKTGVPMIGRIEQEPYFDKNVILDYADQFREALLSL, encoded by the coding sequence ATGAAGCGTTTGCAACCCCTAAAAATATTTGTAACCGGAATTGGTACCGACGTTGGAAAAACAATTGCGTCCTCCATTATTACCGAGGCACTGGAAGCTGACTACTGGAAGCCCATCCAGGCGGGAGATCTGGAAAGTTCCGATAGCCATAAGATCAAGTCCTATATTTCAAATCCACTAACCCACATTTTTCCCAATAGCTATGCTTTACAAACACCTGCGAGCCCCCATTTGGCTGCTGAGCTGGATGGTATTCGTATCGATTTGTCTGCAATAGTGGAGCCTGTTACTGAACGTGCGCTTGTAATCGAAGGTGCAGGTGGGATTTTTGTCCCTATTAATGAATCGGAGACTATTGTTGACCTGATTCAGAAGGATTATAAAGTCATTATCGTTTCCAGGCATTATTTAGGAAGCATAAATCATACACTACTGACTGTAGAGGCCTTACAAAATAGGGGGATTACCATCGCAGGATTTGTATTTAACGGAGGAGTAAATGAAGCGACAGAACGTATTATCATGGATAAAACAGGTGTTCCGATGATTGGAAGGATTGAGCAGGAACCTTATTTTGATAAGAACGTAATCCTTGACTATGCGGATCAGTTTCGGGAAGCATTATTGTCTTTGTGA
- a CDS encoding nucleotidyltransferase codes for MARPVNEIQQEIVTSIAANEHLQSLNSSSNMAVFKIIAFIVAYAIWLLEMLFDVHVNEITDLLTTQKAGTLSWYRTMALRFQFGFSLVSDHDYFDNGTATDDEIEASKIVKYSAVNESTTASRVIIKIAGESGGVLTPITPGQKESFETYINEIRFAGVAITVINYRPDLLFLNIKIQRNALLLDENGMNILQQFPVNEAIEKYLKELPFNGELKLSALLDRIQVAEGVLDVTIMSASSASIDPSSSAGDYGEPQPIVIRAIPESGYYVMDSFNNISYYVV; via the coding sequence ATGGCACGACCAGTAAACGAAATACAACAGGAAATTGTAACCTCGATTGCGGCAAACGAACACCTACAAAGTTTGAACTCTTCCAGTAATATGGCTGTTTTTAAGATCATTGCTTTTATTGTCGCGTATGCAATTTGGTTACTCGAAATGCTTTTCGATGTTCATGTAAATGAAATAACCGATTTGCTGACTACCCAAAAGGCCGGGACGCTATCCTGGTACCGAACGATGGCTTTACGTTTTCAATTTGGTTTTTCCCTGGTATCGGATCACGATTATTTTGATAATGGCACCGCTACTGATGACGAAATAGAAGCCTCTAAAATAGTGAAGTATTCGGCCGTAAATGAATCGACGACCGCCTCCAGGGTAATTATTAAAATAGCTGGAGAATCGGGCGGAGTTCTTACGCCGATCACTCCAGGCCAAAAAGAATCATTCGAGACTTATATAAATGAAATACGTTTTGCCGGTGTGGCTATTACCGTAATCAACTACCGCCCTGACTTACTTTTTTTAAATATTAAGATACAGCGTAACGCGTTATTGTTGGATGAAAACGGCATGAATATATTACAGCAGTTTCCGGTAAATGAGGCGATCGAAAAATATTTAAAGGAATTGCCTTTTAATGGTGAATTAAAACTGTCTGCCCTGCTGGATCGCATCCAGGTTGCGGAAGGCGTCCTGGACGTAACAATAATGAGCGCGTCCAGTGCTTCTATCGATCCCAGTTCTTCAGCTGGTGACTATGGCGAGCCGCAGCCGATCGTTATACGGGCAATCCCGGAAAGCGGGTATTATGTGATGGATTCTTTTAATAACATTAGCTATTATGTGGTATAA
- a CDS encoding tape measure protein: MSNIVEFVVKMRDMMSGQIGRLNSTTGRAFTNMSRQAQNVTRRNQVLGQSFSQLQRNIQQVNNTISTSTIPSQIASARRELAALERQASRHSGNTSRGGGGSSGGGGGMSTGSMAIGSWIGGLALQIGNAIAGVISSSLGTIISKTMKKEQDIVGLSTFLGKDGADKAYKNIRKDADVTPFDTDSLVMVNRSLISAGLSAEAARQDTLHLVNAISAVGGGNDVLSRMAANMQQIKTVGKATAMDIRQFGIAGINIYAMLAKSTGKSIDQVKEMEVSYDDLSKTLAMAADKGGIYAGAMEAMSRTKFGRWSTIQDKISNTASDIGDAFSVVFDRILDMGVQFSESIPAMLARAQPYIDMISTGVGRVIDYVTDIVNGTSGWNDYIIVIVQAFKDVYRYSVIIGEKIYRFVSSFLDFVQKSEILKDVFRLIGWIIEKVVQVISSLMDTILWLWDNIVKPILEAIDKAYKWIKGVDDVEVKATKKLVAPKAEKKEDTPFVPMAATAAGNDASGKAVADSVVGGGPKVVNIHVGKFFDNLQFTTLNSTETAQEIENLIMECMARVVYNGSKMI, from the coding sequence ATGAGTAATATAGTTGAATTTGTCGTAAAAATGCGTGATATGATGTCTGGCCAAATTGGCCGGCTCAATTCCACGACCGGTCGCGCCTTTACCAACATGAGCCGACAGGCGCAAAACGTTACCCGTAGAAACCAGGTATTAGGCCAAAGTTTTTCCCAGTTACAGCGCAACATCCAACAGGTAAATAATACGATCAGTACCTCGACCATACCAAGTCAGATAGCATCCGCCAGGCGTGAATTAGCAGCTTTAGAACGTCAGGCCTCACGGCATTCAGGCAATACTTCTCGTGGCGGTGGCGGAAGTTCCGGCGGTGGCGGTGGTATGTCTACCGGTTCAATGGCTATCGGTTCATGGATTGGCGGATTGGCCTTGCAAATCGGTAACGCAATTGCTGGAGTAATATCCAGTAGTTTGGGTACCATCATTTCCAAGACCATGAAAAAGGAGCAGGATATCGTCGGCTTAAGTACCTTTTTGGGAAAGGATGGGGCAGATAAGGCCTATAAGAATATCCGTAAAGATGCCGACGTAACGCCATTTGATACCGATTCCCTGGTAATGGTAAACCGTTCGCTGATATCGGCGGGGCTATCGGCAGAGGCTGCCCGTCAAGATACATTACACCTTGTAAACGCCATTTCGGCCGTGGGGGGTGGTAACGATGTTCTTAGCCGTATGGCGGCCAATATGCAGCAAATTAAAACGGTGGGTAAAGCTACGGCGATGGATATCCGCCAGTTTGGTATCGCCGGTATTAATATCTATGCGATGTTAGCGAAGTCAACCGGGAAGTCAATCGACCAGGTTAAGGAAATGGAAGTTTCTTACGATGATCTTTCTAAAACCCTCGCTATGGCAGCCGATAAAGGCGGTATTTATGCTGGAGCAATGGAGGCGATGAGCCGCACCAAATTTGGCCGCTGGTCTACTATCCAGGATAAAATAAGCAATACGGCTTCCGATATTGGCGATGCCTTTTCCGTGGTTTTTGATCGAATTTTGGATATGGGTGTCCAGTTTTCAGAAAGCATTCCTGCCATGTTAGCCCGCGCCCAGCCTTATATTGATATGATTTCTACGGGTGTCGGTCGTGTGATTGACTATGTTACGGATATTGTTAACGGTACAAGCGGATGGAATGATTATATAATAGTTATAGTCCAGGCCTTTAAAGACGTTTACAGGTATTCTGTAATTATCGGCGAAAAGATATATCGTTTTGTTAGTTCGTTTTTGGATTTCGTACAGAAATCGGAAATATTAAAAGACGTGTTTCGCCTTATTGGATGGATCATTGAAAAAGTAGTCCAGGTAATATCGTCCCTTATGGATACTATTTTATGGCTATGGGACAATATTGTTAAACCAATCCTGGAAGCCATAGACAAGGCCTACAAGTGGATAAAAGGGGTTGACGATGTGGAAGTAAAAGCGACTAAAAAATTAGTTGCCCCAAAGGCTGAAAAGAAAGAAGATACCCCGTTTGTGCCAATGGCAGCCACTGCGGCGGGTAACGATGCGTCGGGTAAAGCTGTCGCGGATTCGGTTGTCGGTGGTGGGCCAAAAGTGGTTAATATCCACGTTGGTAAATTCTTCGATAACCTCCAGTTCACGACGCTTAACTCAACCGAAACCGCCCAGGAGATTGAAAACTTAATTATGGAATGTATGGCGCGTGTGGTTTATAACGGTTCTAAAATGATTTAA